A window from Parambassis ranga chromosome 13, fParRan2.1, whole genome shotgun sequence encodes these proteins:
- the lim2.3 gene encoding lens intrinsic membrane protein 2.3, which yields MYSFMGGGLFCAGVGNILLIVSTATDYWMQYRHSSNYMHQGLWRYCVPGKCMTHTDSIAYWDATRAFMILSLLACFIGIVIGVMAFIHYSSFDGFDKTFAAGILFFISCFFVLLAMAVYTGVTVNYYGKRYGSWRFSWSYIMGWVAVVLTFFSGIFYMCAYRMHECPRSSNSR from the exons ATGTACAGCTTCATGGGAGGTGGTTTGTTCTGTGCCGGAGTTGGGAACATACTCCTCATTGTCTCCACGGCAACTGACTACTGGATGCAGTATCGCCACTCCAGCAATTACATGCACCAGGGCCTGTGGCGGTACTGCGTGCCCGGAAAgtgcatgacacacacagacagtatcG CGTACTGGGATGCAACTCGGGCCTTCATGATTCTTTCCCTGCTGGCTTGTTTCATTGGCATCGTGATTGGCGTCATGGCCTTCATCCACTACTCCTCCTTTGATGGGTTTGACAAGACGTTTGCAGCCGgcatcctcttcttcatctcct gcttctttgtgctgctggCGATGGCTGTGTACACAGGAGTGACAGTGAACTACTATGGTAAACGCTATGGCAGCTGGCGGTTCTCCTGGTCCTACATTATGGGCTGGGTGGCAGTGGTGCTCACCTTCTtctcag GTATCTTCTACATGTGTGCCTATCGGATGCACGAATGCCCAAGAAGCTCTAACTCACGTTGA